CGTGCTTCTCCTCTGAGGAGAAGGCAGTGTCTCCAAGGCAGCCGCTCACGCCCAGAGCAGAGAGGCACCTAAGCCACCTCTCGGGTCTCGGGTCGGCCAGACCAGCAGCGCACCAGCACTGCAGCTGCCGGGGGCTTGGCTGTTACTGGTGCTGCCCTATGGGGCTGGACCCAACTTTTCTGGCTTTACTTCTGGTGGATAAAGAGACAAAGATAGCTCCACTGAGCATGTACCATGGGACCCAAGCCCTCTGGTAACTCAACAACAGGTTTAATCTTTTCAAACACACAACCATACTGGCCACCTTGCAACACTGCAACTGCTGCACCCCAGAGAGTAGCAGGAATTGCACCAGGgggtcacccacacagacacaatgCACAGGGCCCCTTGAGAAGCAGGACACATGgggtcacccacacagacacatgcacagggCCCCTCGAGAAGCAGGCACAGGTGgggtcacccacacagacacatgcacagggCCCCTCGAGAAGCAGGCACAGGTGGGGTCACCCACACAGACGCAATGCACAGGGCCCCTCGAGATGCAGATACATGTGGGGgtcactcacacagacacatgcacagggCCCCTCGAGAAGCAGGCACAGGTGGGGTCATCCACACAGACACAATGCACAGGGCCCCTCAAGATGCAGATACATGTGGGGgtcactcacacagacacatgcacagggCCCCTCGAGAAGCAGGCACAGGTGGGgtcactcacacagacacatgcacagggCCCCTCGAGATGCAGGCACAGGTGGGgtcactcacacagacacatgcacagggCCCCTCGAGATGCAGGCACACGTGGGgtcactcacacagacacatgcacagggCCCCTCGAGATGCAGGCACAGGTGGGgtcactcacacagacacatgcacagggCCCCTCGAGATGCAGGCACAGGTGGGGTCACTCACACAGACATGATGCACACCTTTTCTAACATTCACTTTTCATACACAGCCACTTTCCAAATAAGTTTTTCTTCTTGGGATAAGAGTGTTCACAGGAAAAATGGACCACGTAATTTAGTTGACAGCTTCTTTCTTTGAGCCACTCATGTCAGCTTCCTAGTCACTCACTCCTCTTTCTCCTTGATTAAGACATTACCTTGGAAATATTAACTCTGACAGTCAGCAATGACACCCTTCCTGAGCCTGCTGCCGCTGTCTGTTAATTATCATTCGTTAATGGGTAAGTGGGGCACCCACAAAAGCTGCTGGCAGGCTTCCAGGGATGCTAATTAGAGATCTGAGATTGTTTGGGTTTGAAGCCGcctctttcaaaagaaaacagtatcagggccagtgccgtggcacagcaggttaaagccttggcctgaagtgccagcatcccatatgggtgccggttcgagtcccagctgctccacttccgatccagctctctgctatggcctgggaaagcagcagaagatggcccaagtcctcaggcccctgtacccacgtggaagacccggaagaagctccaggctcctggcttcagatcagcgcagctccagctgttgcagtcatctgaggagtgaaccagcagatggaagacctctctgtctctacctctctgtaactctttcaaataaataaaataattctttaaaaaagaaaacagtatcaTACACTGCAACTTTTGGACAAATCCCACCTGTCAGAGACCAACTCTCATTTCTTTTCTCAGACTTCCCCCCAAAAAAGTCAGACACACAGAAGAGATGTTCTTGCCTTAAAACTGCAGAAGTCATCATGTATCTGCATAATTTTACTTCTCGAGTTTATGTCTCTAAGTCATCACTGTCGGGTTCTGAGATGCCAGAAGATTAATTTCCACTTGCCAGCTAGCTTTAAAACCCAACTCAACTCTAATTATAGAGCTGAAGATCAATTTCAGGAGTAACAATAGATGTTTGCAGGTGCACAGCTTGACATAAGGGATTTCTCTGCTCTCAGTCTTGGCAGTATGGCCCAATGCTTCCCAGCCTCCACCACACACGCAAACGACAGGCCAGGGATAAACGTGGCCACAAAATCCAGTGGCTCCTCCCAGTGTGTTCTCAAGGTGACCGTCACCAGACAGGCACAGCGTCCATCACCATACAAATCTGCTGTGGCTCACAGGCCAGAGGACTTGCTCTCAGGATGGGCTTATCTAAAAGACTTAACAACTGGCAAAGCTCAGTGTAGGAGCAGCCGAGTATCATTTTGGTGGCATCAACAGTCTAAAATTAAACTTAGTTACTAAGAAAATGTAAGTTTTATTTGAAGCAAGTTGCAACATGCATAATTCAAAAATGCTACAGAAATGTGGCCTCTGCAGGCTTCAGCAGGTCCTAACTGCAAATGACTGACTACGTGATGGCGGTGCTGCTTCCAGGATGCTCAGATCACGCCAGGAGCCCTCTGGAGACACTGTGTGCAGGACACTGTCAAGAATAcacatcctggggctggcactgtggtgcagcgggcaaagctgccacctgcagtgccggcagcccatgtgggcaccagttcaagtcccagctgctccacttccaatccagctccctgctaatgtcatgagaaagcagcaaaggacggcccaaggacttcggccctTGTATCCATGTGAGAcaccaggaagatgctcctggctcctggtttccaccttgCCCAGTCCTgccagttgtagccatttggggaatgaaccagcagatggaagatctctctctctgtctcttcctgtatctctgtaactctgccttcaaataaataaagtaaatctttaaagaatatacACATCTCAGGCCAGAGATCTGTACATTTTGAGGGACAAGACCCTTTTATGATGTTTAACAGTTCAGACAGACCCTTACACACCTACCCACGCACACTCCACACTGGTCTAAGGACAATGTTTGGAACATACATCACCTCTTGGGGTTTGCACCCAAACTTCATGAAATATTCTGATCTCTCAGCAGCTCAGCATGACTAGACAGAGTCTAGTTCTACCTTTCAGAAAACACATGACAGAGAACCATAAAGGACGACTGATAAAACAGGAGCAAACCCGAGAAGGGAGAAAACCTCTTAGGGACAAAAAGCAAGGGAAAAATACTGTCCCACAGCTGCTGGCACATGAAGGTACACCCTGTTCCCTGACTGCTCTGCCCTGCCAGGGGCTCTCCAGTagccactccccccccccccccccccgccagctgGGCCCCAAGAACTGCACCACTATGGGACAGGGACTacccagcaatttttttttttttttttggtcaggcagagtggacagtgagagagagacagagagaaaggtcttccttttgccattggttcaccctccaatggccgccgcggctggcgcgctgtggccggcgtaccgtgctgatctgatggcaggagccaggtacttctcctggtctcccatggggtgcagggcccaagcacttgggccgtcctccactgcactccctggccacaggagagagctggcctggaagaggggcaaccgggacagaatccggcgccccaaccgggagtagaaaccggtgtgccagcgccacaaggcagaggattagcctagtgagctgtggcgccggccccagcaattGTTAAACATCATGGCCACTGTCATGGATCCCAAAAATCAAATTCCCAATTCACACAGCTACATGGGTAAAAAcagtagcttcctgctaacagctgattttaaaagcaaaacagaagcTTGAACATCAACCTGAAGCTTCTGACTCCAAGTTCAAGTTAAAAACTAAAAGAGGAcagagttgtggcacagggggttaaagccaccacttggaacactaATGTCCCAAATCGGAATGCCGGTttaagtccccgctgctctggttccagcccagctccttgctacatgcatctgggaaagcagcagaagatggcccaagtacttgggccccagccaccctgtaggaggcccagatggagctgcttctggcttgagcctggcccagccccagctgttgtggatatctgaggcgtgaaccacaggatggaagatctctcttgttagcctttcaaatcaatttattaaaaacaaacaaacaaaaggaatctttttttaagaaacaccttctgggggccagtgctatgggagtagcaggtaaagccggcacCTGCAGTGTCAGGATCCGACATGGGTactggatcgagtcctggctgctccacttccaatccggctctctgctatagcctgggaaagcagtggaggatggtccaagtctttgggctcctgcacccttgtgggacacccaggggaagctcctggctcttggctccggatcggcacagctccagtgaaTGCaagacatctgtctgtctgtctctgcctctccatctctctctgtgtaactctgactttcaaataaataaatatatctttaaaaaaaaaaaaaaaagaaaagaaagaaacaccatCTGAAACCCACCGGGGTATATACTGGTTTGCAAATCAAATATTTTCTGGGCAGCTGAGAATTTAATTTCTTGAACTCATCAAAAGGAGATGGCTATATACCCTGCCTTCCCAAACAAGCTCCCACGGAGGTGAAAGGGCTTATCCAGGCCTCAGAGGTTAGAACTACAAAGGGGCCCCAGCTTCTGCCATTTGATCAGTTTTGTGGAAATTTTCTGCTCTGCAGTGTGCCTTTTGAAGTTATAAGAACTATAAGGTTTGAAGTTATAAGGACTAAAACTCAAGGCACCACCCACGTCACAGTCCGCTCTCAAACAGACCTGACTCAAGTGCCCAAGGAACTCTGGGAGCTATGGGAGCAACTTCCTGTGTCACCCAGGGAAGCACATCTGGGGAGGGGTGCTGAAACGTAGCCAGGATGCCAGCCCCAAATGaggctctctctgcctcactctgcaCAGGCCCAGCCCCGAGCAAAGCTCCGGGCAGAGTCCACACCTCACACAGCCTAGGCAGCCAACAGCTCCAGCACTGGGGCGCGGCTCCAGccacactgcttttttttttttttaaagatttatttatttatttggagggcaaagtggggggggggggagggagggagggagagagggagggagagagggagggaggagagaggtcttccatccactggttcactccccagatgaccacaacagccagagctctgccaatccgaagccaggagccaggagcttcttccgggtctcccacgtgggtgcagggcccaaggacttgggccatcctccactgccttcccaggccatagcagagagctggataggaagtggagcagccaggaccagaaccagcgcccatatgggatgccagcacttcaggtggcggctttacctgctacaccacagtgccagcccctccagccaCGTTCTTCTCAGCACATCAGATGTCTCAGAGGCCAAATCTGGTCCCGCCCTCGCCCGCTGAGCTAACGAATTATTCTGTTACCAACTGTGGCACATTAGTCAACATTTTCTTGAAGCTCAAGCAAAATACTCAAAACAATGTTCCTAGACAAACTGAAGAGTGTTCACGTGCTGCTTCACCACCAGTGTGTAATTCTCCTTACTGAGTTATTACCTGATTATGAAAAGTTTACAAATTACaggaaaatctaaatgaaaggCCTCATCTTCAGGGCAGTAAACAATCACGTTGggatgcagcaggttaggccgccaCTGGTGACCCTGGCACCCGCATCGTATCAGAGTCAATGCACATCACAGccactccccttcccatccagctccctgctaatgcgcctgggacagcagtggagggtggcccaagtatttgggtcccagccacccacgtgagagacctggatggagctctaggctcctggctttggtctggcccagccctggctattgcagacaaaAGGAGAGTGTGCCAGCACATAGAAGatatcttcctccctctctgttgctctttcaaataaaaataactaaatattggGAAAAAATCATATGCTCTGTTACAGACCATGAACTACACCATTTTGTCAAATACACTTGGAAATGGTATTTACCTTTTTCATTAATTCACTTCTGGTAGTGAACTGTGGCAGGTCTTCCACTTCAATCCCATCAGCCATTCCCATCACCTTGTCTAAAAGGTCTTTATTGTAGCTGcataataaaaaggaataaggTAAAAacctgggaagcctgacttgtcCTGTGGGCATCAGGAGACTGACAGGAAACTGTTGGGGAAACCGACACAGTGCAGCCCTGGGATGGGCCCTTCCCGCTCCGGATACAAGGCCAACGATGGAGCAGGCGTTTGCAGATTCACAGCAGTGGCACGCATGTCTAGCAGTACACGTGCCATGCTGCTTTAACGCAAACAGCATGTGTCCGACCTTGCACCCCGTGGACCACGACGGCCCAGGGGCTCCCAAAAACTAGAAAAGGGATGGGGGTGCCTGGCTTGCTCCCCCACATTATTCTAACAAAACCCAGCTTAGGAAGCAAAACCAAGTGGCTCCGGCCTGGATAGGCCAGGTGACCAGTGAGACAGCTGTAACAGCCACAGAACCAGGAACGCTGTTAGAAACTGTCCAGTAAAAGGGTTCGGGGAACTCCCGCTTTGCCGCCTTATCAGGCACTCAGCGGCAGGCTCCGCAGGCATCCTCAGGACGCAGTGGGCTGCGGGGATCTTGGCGGAAAGACAGTGAGGTTCTCACTGGCCCCAGCTGAGGATTCGGCAGGCTGGGGAGTGCGGAGTAAAAGCTAAGGACCACCGTCCGCGGGCGAGGCCTGAAGCGGCAGGGCCCTCCCAAAGCCGTCTCACCTGTAAAACCCAAGAGTCCAAGAAGCTAGCAGGTTACAAATGCACTTTGCAACGGGGGTCGTTTAGCTAATGACAGCAGGAACAGGAATAGCAGCTCAACCTTCCAGCCCACCTTCCACTGAGCTCATCAACCTTGAATTACTGGAGTCACCACAACCACCCGTTTACCAAGCGAGGAACCGAGGCCCAGAGATGTCACAGTGTGTCCGGGGGTGGTCAGGCCAGGCCCGGCTGCGGCGCGGGCGAGCGGCCGGGGGCAGGGATCCgcacctgcagcccaggaagAGGTGGTTGGCCCACACCATGGACAGAGACAGCAGCTGGTCCAGGCGGCCGCCGCCGTCGGGCGGGTCGCGGTAGTCGGGCAGGTGGCGCAGGATGAATTCCATGCGGGCTTTCCATTGCTTCTCGCTCTCGGAGTAGGAGCGGAACTGCTCCG
Above is a genomic segment from Oryctolagus cuniculus chromosome 6, mOryCun1.1, whole genome shotgun sequence containing:
- the CDKN2AIPNL gene encoding CDKN2AIP N-terminal-like protein — its product is MVGGEASAAVEELVSGVRQAADFAEQFRSYSESEKQWKARMEFILRHLPDYRDPPDGGGRLDQLLSLSMVWANHLFLGCSYNKDLLDKVMGMADGIEVEDLPQFTTRSELMKKHQS